From the genome of Sphingobacterium sp. UGAL515B_05:
TATATAGATCTTCATCTCGAGTGTACCCTCGACAGATTAAGGCTTAAACAGATTCCTTCAACCTATCTGGATGAAGTGCAATCCGCTATGGCAAGTCTTTTGCAACGGGGCAAAATACCCTACATGCAATATCATCACCAGCACTACCTTATTCAGCTGATCGATGCACTCAGGCAATTGGCCGATGATGAGCGTCAGCATAAAAACTGGCCTTCTCGCTTTTTGATCCTGATGATCAATTTTAATTTTAACCACATCGGATTTTTAAATCGCTGGAAGGAATTGTACGAATCAGATCCTGCTCCTACGGAAGACCTACTGCGCTATCCACAGCATTTCTCCGCCATCCCGGGCTTTGCCTATGATCCCAACCGCAGCTCCCTACTCACGCTGATGTGCCAGTATATTGAAACAGAAACAGCGGATAATCAGCCATCCAATGATATTCCCAATCGCTTTATCCACAGCAATCTCAATGGCAAAGAGCTCAAGCTCTGGCTGCATTTATGTGTGAAAGCTAATTTAACGCGATCTTCCGAAAAGAAAGAAGCAGCAGAAGAATTTTCAAAACTCGTCAAAACCAAAGAGGGCATACTGCTTTCGGTACATAGCCTCACAAAAATGGACAAAGGCAGCGAGTTTCCGGCTGCTGTCCATATCCGCAAGGTATTGAAAACCATGTTGAATGAACTGCACGAAAAATTTCCCGAATTAAATGGATAAAAAATCCAGTAAAATTTTCAAAAAGCAGGGGTATTCCGTCCTTACCCCCACGATTACAGCCTTGATCCCTGTTTAAATCCCGTTTAAAATCATTAACTGCCTGCTATTTTGCTCCGCCATGATCCTAGCAGTTATTTCATCTCCAATTCCCCTCTCCCTTCCATACAGCTATTTTAAACAGCATGTGTAGGCTCCACAAGCCCTACCTGCTGCCCCTGCGGTCGGCTGCTATCCGATCTATCTTTGTTTTGAGGCGTACGAATGGTAGAAGTTGACGCTGAAGCAGGCCGCTGTACCCGAGACGGGAGGGGCGGGTACGGCGCCCTGTTTTTGAAAGAAAAAAATAAGATACCGGAAATAAATAATTAAGGTCATGAAAGCAATTCCAACCAATAAAACTATTTACATGATCCTGCGGGCGGTGATGATCCTATTCTGGGTATATGTGGGTATTGAAAAGCTCTGGCAGCCCGAAGCCTTCAAGATTGCCCTGCAACAGCAGCCCCTGATCAGTATGTATGCGTCGGTATTATTTTGGCTGCTTCCATTGTCGGAGGTAAGCATCGGACTTTTGCTGGGCTTCCCCACACTGCGGTTACAAGCTTGGGGCTGGCGAGCTTCCATGTTGTTAATTACGCTTTTTAGTATTTATATCGGACTGGGTGTATTGAATGTATACGACAGGAAGCCCTGCATGTGTGCCAGCTTCCTCAGCAATATCTCCTGGACAAAGCATTTGCTTGTCAATAGTCTTATTCTCATTTTTTCCCTTGCAGGCTGGCTTATCAATAGATCCCGTTTGGACAATTTAAATAAAAATATTACGGCCGCTATACCTATGGCGTTGCTTGTTTTTTCCTTCTTAACCCCTGCCCTTGTTCAGTACAGCAGTATCCCGCGGGTGCAGTCTAAATATCGTTGGATACTGCCAGACAGTCTATACCAAATTCCAGCATATGACAGCGTCAGTAGGCCTATAGTAGGCAGCCTGGCATACAGATATGATCGGTACACAGAATCTTACCGACACTATTTATTTACCAATAGTATGCAGGCCAACAGCATGACTAATCAATTATTGGCCTGCAGTGCAGAAAGGAGGGTAGCGTTATGCTAACCAAATTTTTAAACAATTATGGCTACATGATATTAGGCGGAGCCATGATTATCGGATTCTCAGCATTTAAAGGTGCTGAGGTTTATGCAGGGAAAGCAGATAACCCTGTAACTATCTACTTCCATGGTAATCCACAAGATGCAAATCAGGTTAAAGATGCATCACTTTGGGATACGACATCCAACGATGAGGACTGTAACAGTGCAAACGTTATGGCTTGCTCACAGGTAGTAGACGAATCTGATCTAAATGCTTCAGATCAGCTGAATCCAGCAAAGATTCAACTTGACGCGACCGCAACTTCTGGAGGGAACTATATCCCATCTAGAACCGGTGGCAGCAGTTCAACCACATTTACTCCGATCAATAGGGGATAAATGGAAGGAAGGGGTAGTCCGATCGGCCTGCCCCTTCCCAATTTGCGCCTACATATTCATTATTTCGGATTTTGTTGCATTCCCGTCAATCTAATGATATCTTCAGGAAGAGGAAGTGCATAAGCGTTGGAGTTTGGTTGTAAAGTAATCAATTGTCCGTTTAGTTTCCTTGCTATTGAGATTTCTCTTCCCTCTGCATTCAACCTTTTAAGGTCCATCCACCTCAGTCCCCTATACAGTAATTCCTTTCTTCGCTCTTTTAGGATTAAAGCCAGTGCTTCTGTTTTGTCTTTTATCACATAAGGAACAAATGTGCCAACTTTATACCTGTACCTGAGTAAATAGTTTAGATCTGCCATTCCTGAATCTATATCTCCCATTCTTACGCTGCATTCAGCTCGCATAAGATAGAGCTCGTCTGTTGCTATTCCCGAAAACATTTTCGATGACCCTGCGTAACTACCTTTGAATGTAGTCGTTCCGTTTGCCGCTACTTTGAAGTATGCTGACCTGCGAAGATCATTGCTTTCATAAGAGCGATACAGGAGTGTATCAGTCAAAGCGCGCGAACTTGTCAGATTGATATTTACTAATAATTCGGCATAAAACAATGTCTCCTTATTAAAAAGCGTAAATGGATAGGACGCTGTCATCTTTACTTCCGATAAATTATTAAAATCGAGCAATTCAGCATTGTACTTTAGGGCTAAATCAACATAATAATAGGCCGAATCATATACTTGCATTGAAAGGTAAGCACGGCCCAACATGGCGTAAGCCGCATACTTATTGGGACGCATGACATGACTGGTTTTCTCAGGCAGCATATCACTACATTCTTTCAGGTCTGTGATTACTTTTTCGTAACACTCCCCTATCGACGATCGATACGATGGCTCATGAAAATCCGAGCTATTCCGCAGCACAATACCCATATCCGTTTTTGATTCTTGAGTATAGGCTTTTGAATAGGTCCATAATAAAGCCAGATATTGGCTCGCCCGATAAAATTTAGCAGAAGCATAAATGGCATCATACTGATTAGCATTACTTTCATTTCGATTGATCTTTTTTATACGATCCAACACAAGATTACTGTTATAGACAGTGTTGTACGAGGAGGACCAGTCGTTTCCGTAATTCATATGATAATTCTGCCAGATATAGGTCTGTTGACCATAGTCAATCAATGCGTCATATATAGATTGGCTCAAATAATAGTTATCTGCCGAAGCTTCACCAAAGGAAGGAAACTTGAGATTCATCATTTGGCTATCATCCAATAGCTTTTGTAAGTCGTCCAAGCTTTTAGGTACAGCCAAACCATAGTTTGACTGTACCTCTAAATATTTTTGACAAGCGGACAAGGTGAAAACGAATATTCCTATCCACCCTATTTTAAGAAATTTTTTCATCATTTACGTTGTTAGATCAATAATCAATTTTTAACCCGATAGAAAAAGTCTTCGGCGGACTTAATCGGTACGGAAATTCCGGATCGATACCGATCTTGTTTGCGCGCCATAGTACCCCTAGATTGGCTACGTTTGCTGACAGGCTCATATTAAATGCACGATTTCCGACTGTATATTTACCCTGCCAGGTCAACGAAACATATTCCAGTCTTAGATGATCTCCTTTATAGACATTGATATCAGCATATTGATAAAATGCATCCGACATGGAATTTATAGGATATTTCATCCCGGGAACCTGCGTATATTTTTCGTCCCCTGATTGCTGCCACCGCTTATCAAAGTCTGGATAGGCCTTGCCGTTGGCAAAAAGTGAAAAATAAGATGTCACTGGGCGTCTGACATAATAGTCGCCCTTATAACTGATATTGAAAGAAAAAATCAAAGACTTCCAAGCTAGGCTGTTGATTATATTTCCAAAGACCTGAGGTTTGGAGGATCCAAAATAGACGATACTTTCATTTCCTTCCGGTAATGCATCGGCCTGATTGCGTATAGCCGTATAGTTTGTACTTAGCTGCCCATCCAATAAGCCCTGTCCTTCTCCAGATTCATTCAGCCCCATCCATTTATAGGCTGCCAACGCGTTCAGCGGTTTACCGACGATCGGTGTGATGGTATTTCCACTTGAGAGAAAGGACGTGACGCTGTTTTGTAGATTGTAATATTGCGTTGTTTTGTTTCTATTCAAGCTCAATATCATTCGTGTATCCCAATTGATCTTTCCGCTTATATTCTTTGAATTTAAGTCGATATCAAACCCTTTTCCCCGCATTGCTCCCACATTCTTTACGACTGTTCCCTGTAAGCCCCATGCCGTATAATCATATTCACTCTGACCATATAGATCTTTGCCTTTTTTCACATAATAATCAATACGTCCTGACCATCTACCCTTGCTCAATGAAAAGTCCAGTCCAAAGTTAGTGGTTGCCACTTTTTCCCACTTCAGCAAGGGATCATTCAAAGTACTTATCTGGTAAAACGGATAACTGGTATACGTTGCCGAGCCGATATACGCTATTGGATTTGGAGACCGTCGGAGATCTACATTGCCACTGGTTCCATACGTTGCCCTGAATTTCAGATAATCAAACAAGGCCAGCTTAAAGAAAGACTCTTTATAAAGATCCCAAGACCCGCCTATTGACCACAGTGGTGACCATTTATCATTGGTCGATGCGCCAAAGATATTAGCCCCGTCTTTACGCACACTCATCGATAGGCCGTAACGATCCATAAACCGGTCGCTTATATTGGTATAAGGCGAAACAAATCGATTTACATTTTTAAAAAACTGAGGTGCCCCCGGTATCCGTCGCGCCCCATCGTCCGGCAACGTTGGAAATCGAGTTACAAAGTCGACAGAAATGCTAGACATCGGCAATTCATTGTATCCATAGGCTGTATAGGAATTTGTGTTCGACCTATTCTCCCGTACTTCACTACCAAGAATACCGACCAACAGATGCCGACCAATAGATTTGTTAAAATCAATTTGACCACGCATGGTATAAGATCTGCCCTCAGCAGCTGAATAGCGTTTTATACCGCCGAGTGGGATGTTATATTTTGTGGGCGTGGTACCTGAACCAATGATTGTAAACTCATTGATCCACTTGCGTGCTTCATAACTTTCTAAGGTATTTAATTCGTTATTTTCTGTACGCTGCTGCTGAATCTGTCCGCCGACATTTAGGTGAAGGTATGGCAATATCTTATATTTCAGGTTTATGCTCGAAAACCATTCATTGCTCTGCCGCCGGTCTGTCGCATATTTATATTCCGACAGTGGATAATAATCCCATGGCAGATAACCTTTTGTATAGTTTTGTTTCAGATAACTGCTTCTATACTCCTTTTCATATGGAATTTCAGTTCCATCTTCGTCTAGAAATTGAAGATATGGAGTCTGCATACTGCCATAGCCCAGTGAAGAGAATTCAGGTTTGCCTTTTCTGCTATCCTGATTGGTATACAGCACCTGGAGGTCCAACTGTAAATTGTCGGTAGGCCTGAAACTATTGGACAGCTGGATATTGATCTTTCTATCGAAAGCATCCAGTTCGGATTTATTCCCCGTATATCCAATACCAAACCCATACGAGTTGCGTGTACCTCCGCCCGAGATATTCAGCGCGTGCTGATTGACAAATGGCACATTATAAAAAGCATCCATATAGTTTTGTCTTCCATTTTGCCCCAAGAGTTTAGCTATACCGCTGGCCGAATCTGCTGGAGAAATCAGGTTGCGCTTGCGTCTATCCAATAGGTCGATCACTGGCGACTGTGCCAGATACGGCTGGTATAGCAATTCCGAATCATAATACCCCTTATCAAAAAGATATTTTTCGAGTGCGATAAAATCCGCATTTTGGGGTTGATAGATTTTATTCAGATCGCTATTTTCCTTCAAAATCACAGTATTTGACAATGTTATTTTTGTCTTCTGCTCTTTGGAAAAAGTACCTTTTTTTGAAGTCATAACGATGACACCGTTCCCGGCACGCGCCCCCCATATGGCACTCGCCGCAGCATCTTTCAGGATGGAGACGCTTTCGATATTATTAGGGTCTATATTTCCGATATCCCCCTCATAGATAAATCCGTCGAGCACAATGAGCGGATCCAGATTGCCATTAATCGTACTCAGTCCTCGTACAGAAATATTCAGTTTCTGCAGGTCGGCATTTTGAATCGGCTGATTGTCAAAACGAATGGCCGTTGTCATGTTATTGAGCCTATCCAATATATTGGTTCCCACCTGCTGATTGAGCATCTTATTATCTACCACATCAATGGCTCCTGTCACCTCATTGGCTTTCAATGTTTGATAACCTGTACTGACAATAGCCTCTTCGAGATAAGTCTCTTTTACGGCAAGGGCCAACACCTTATTCTTTTCAAAAAAGCTGGCCGCTACTGTTCGATCTAGGAAACCAATACAGCTTATCATTAAAGAATCTTTTTCATTCCCTACCTGAATAGCAAATTTCCCCTGCAATGAGCTTACCGCCTGATTATGCACCGTTTTATTCCGTATGGATGCGCCTACCAACTCTTTGTCACCATTTGCTGAAACAATTGTACCCCGTATCCATAATTTTTCCTGAGCCTTGCTCATGAAAAACAATACGCTTGTAAAAAGCGTCGTCAACAAGACCTTCATTACTTCGTATGTTGCGTAGATACTGCATAGAAATAAGGATATTCGCCATGGTATTGTGTTGGCCTAAGCTTTATACCATGCTGTTCCAGCACTGCTATTTTTTTTTCAATAGAAAGATCGAGAAAGTTTCCCGGCAAACGCAGATCAATCCCTTCGGCACTTTTGCTCTCAAAAATTATCGGTCTATCTAGCACAGACCTGATGAAGCTAACCACACCGTTTAGGGGTACATTTTGCAGGATCAAAGATTCATTCCCCCTATCCACACTATTGATGTACATCCCACCATTGGTCTTCCATAGCGGATGCGATATATCCAGCGAAAGTGCGTATGCAGCAACAACACCTTTTTTTCGCTCAACGGAGACATTAAACCGTTGAATCAAAGCATTTCTAAAATAATCGAAGGCTAACTCCTGTGTGATACTATCACGCAGATAGAGCTGATACCAAAACTGTCCTTTTGTTGTTTTAAAGTCGTATATGAGATCCACAAATTCCTTATTGATACGATCATCAAAAACGAAAAGGCTCGATTGTGCTCCTTTGAAGACATCAGGAAAAGCCAACTGGTAACAGGTATTGAGAAAGTAATTGCCCACCTGAAACAGCGAGCTTCCTTTGTTGTAGGACACAGCCGGATACACGCCGAGATAGTTTTCCCGGTAGCCTGACATTACTGAGCAAAATAGAAGTCCTGTAGTATCCACTAAAGGCGGCGTGTTTATCCGAGCAGTATTTTTGATTTCCGATTTTTCTATAAACCTGTTCGATACTCCAGTTTTCAAAAAATCTCCTATAATATCCTCCGTAATAGAACTTGCAAATGAATTGAGGACAAATTCACCCTCGGGATTGATAATCCCTATTGTTGGCAACGTATTATGCGGAAAAAGTGACGTAAACAAGGTATCATTCAGTATTGTCGGCAATACCGGTGTGTAATTAAAGTCCTCTTTATATTTCTTGAATCGCTTATGTATCCGCTCCGGGGTATCCTTATTCCGCTTACTATTTACCATCACAACCTGTACCTTGTCCTGAAAGCGTTGCTGGATCAATTCCATGTCGGGAATCCCTTCAATGCAGCTCGGGCAACCTGTAGACCAAAAATCCAGTAAGATCAACTTCCCTTTCAGATCAGAGAATTTGATCATCTTTTTTTTGCCACTAAAATAATTCAGTTCGAGGGATTGGTTCCATACTGCATCCGGGATCTTATCGCCTGGTTTTAGGGCAACGAGACGAGATAGCCCATCCACCCCGCTGTCCTTGCGGGGCGTCTGAGCCGATAAACTAAACATAGAAACAACTGCGATGCAACTGAGCATTAGTCGCCCAACAGCAAACCAACTTTTTCTTTTTTTCGAATGGTATCCGATATTTCTTCGAGCGGACTTCGAGTCACACTCGATAAAATCCGAAAAAACGGCCGAGGAAAGTCGCCTTACCATCTGCTTGGTTTGCACAAATCTTGTGCTTACGTAGTACTTAACAGGTACTTGAAATATATAGGTTATATATAGCCTTACAAAGGCTAGTAATTTTAGGATATTCATTATTTAGTTTGTTAGTGGTTTTGAGAAAGCTGATAAAAAAAATCGTAGATTTCCTTGCTACTTTCGAGTTCACAAGCGATGAATCTGTTGCTTCGGAGAAATGAAATTTCCACCTCTGACAGATTAATCTTTTTGTAGTGAATCAGAAAGTAGGCCATTAGCATCCGAAATAATGCGACGGAGAAATTCTGTACATCTGTTGTACTGATAGTGGGATTAACTCCCCTTTCTCGATCGAAATAAATCGTAAGCAATTCTACTAGATGATTACGACAACTATCCATATCGTATCTAGTCCAAAAATCTTTAATACATGCTACCGGATCATACTCCAGATGATGGATTTCGTACATCGCCAGGTCAAAGGCGACAAGTTTCTTAAAAAGCTCTTTCATTTTTTGGCTTTGAGGGCGTGTATTTGCATAGTTTCTTTGGAAAAAAAGAATAAAACACCCCCTATCGAGCCCAAAGTCCCAATACAGATACACTGTTAAAAAATTTATTAACTAAACCTCAGAATGCCGTTTTACTCTTAATTACTCGGTTATATATGGTTCGTCACGGACATCCATTTGAAATAGGAATAACCGACCCTTTGTTTTGTTACGACAATATTTTGAATAGAAAGTTGCCAGCAATAAAAAGTTTCCCTAAATTTATGGTGCAAAACAATTATTTAGTACTAGCCATCTTCATGCCTTTTTTCTCTATTTATATATTGATGTAAGGGTCGGTGGCAGACACGCAAAGGGGAATTTGGCTATTCTTTTGAACAGGAATTCCGAGCCATTTTTATTGACTCCTCTCCTCTTACGTGCCGTGTATTGCAATTGTGTCTAATCCGGCGCTCGGATTAAATTTTTGAAATGCTGCTTAGCGGAATAACGAGTGAATTGAAACGAGACTCGGTACCGCTGGTATGAAGTTTTATTTAACATCGTTATCATAATTTTATCTATTTATGATGAACGTCGTTGTCTTAATGAGTACCGTTGACTTGTTTAGGTTAGCTAAGCAAGGAGCGGCTTCACACTTTGAACCCAGGGGAGCTAACCCTTGTCACCTCTACATCTGCAAGAGATTTCGAAAATGACATCGCCAAAGCTACACGCGAAACCGCTCGCATGCCGCATATATCAAAAGT
Proteins encoded in this window:
- a CDS encoding RagB/SusD family nutrient uptake outer membrane protein is translated as MMKKFLKIGWIGIFVFTLSACQKYLEVQSNYGLAVPKSLDDLQKLLDDSQMMNLKFPSFGEASADNYYLSQSIYDALIDYGQQTYIWQNYHMNYGNDWSSSYNTVYNSNLVLDRIKKINRNESNANQYDAIYASAKFYRASQYLALLWTYSKAYTQESKTDMGIVLRNSSDFHEPSYRSSIGECYEKVITDLKECSDMLPEKTSHVMRPNKYAAYAMLGRAYLSMQVYDSAYYYVDLALKYNAELLDFNNLSEVKMTASYPFTLFNKETLFYAELLVNINLTSSRALTDTLLYRSYESNDLRRSAYFKVAANGTTTFKGSYAGSSKMFSGIATDELYLMRAECSVRMGDIDSGMADLNYLLRYRYKVGTFVPYVIKDKTEALALILKERRKELLYRGLRWMDLKRLNAEGREISIARKLNGQLITLQPNSNAYALPLPEDIIRLTGMQQNPK
- a CDS encoding TlpA disulfide reductase family protein, giving the protein MFSLSAQTPRKDSGVDGLSRLVALKPGDKIPDAVWNQSLELNYFSGKKKMIKFSDLKGKLILLDFWSTGCPSCIEGIPDMELIQQRFQDKVQVVMVNSKRNKDTPERIHKRFKKYKEDFNYTPVLPTILNDTLFTSLFPHNTLPTIGIINPEGEFVLNSFASSITEDIIGDFLKTGVSNRFIEKSEIKNTARINTPPLVDTTGLLFCSVMSGYRENYLGVYPAVSYNKGSSLFQVGNYFLNTCYQLAFPDVFKGAQSSLFVFDDRINKEFVDLIYDFKTTKGQFWYQLYLRDSITQELAFDYFRNALIQRFNVSVERKKGVVAAYALSLDISHPLWKTNGGMYINSVDRGNESLILQNVPLNGVVSFIRSVLDRPIIFESKSAEGIDLRLPGNFLDLSIEKKIAVLEQHGIKLRPTQYHGEYPYFYAVSTQHTK
- a CDS encoding MauE/DoxX family redox-associated membrane protein, producing the protein MKAIPTNKTIYMILRAVMILFWVYVGIEKLWQPEAFKIALQQQPLISMYASVLFWLLPLSEVSIGLLLGFPTLRLQAWGWRASMLLITLFSIYIGLGVLNVYDRKPCMCASFLSNISWTKHLLVNSLILIFSLAGWLINRSRLDNLNKNITAAIPMALLVFSFLTPALVQYSSIPRVQSKYRWILPDSLYQIPAYDSVSRPIVGSLAYRYDRYTESYRHYLFTNSMQANSMTNQLLACSAERRVALC
- a CDS encoding SusC/RagA family TonB-linked outer membrane protein, giving the protein MSKAQEKLWIRGTIVSANGDKELVGASIRNKTVHNQAVSSLQGKFAIQVGNEKDSLMISCIGFLDRTVAASFFEKNKVLALAVKETYLEEAIVSTGYQTLKANEVTGAIDVVDNKMLNQQVGTNILDRLNNMTTAIRFDNQPIQNADLQKLNISVRGLSTINGNLDPLIVLDGFIYEGDIGNIDPNNIESVSILKDAAASAIWGARAGNGVIVMTSKKGTFSKEQKTKITLSNTVILKENSDLNKIYQPQNADFIALEKYLFDKGYYDSELLYQPYLAQSPVIDLLDRRKRNLISPADSASGIAKLLGQNGRQNYMDAFYNVPFVNQHALNISGGGTRNSYGFGIGYTGNKSELDAFDRKINIQLSNSFRPTDNLQLDLQVLYTNQDSRKGKPEFSSLGYGSMQTPYLQFLDEDGTEIPYEKEYRSSYLKQNYTKGYLPWDYYPLSEYKYATDRRQSNEWFSSINLKYKILPYLHLNVGGQIQQQRTENNELNTLESYEARKWINEFTIIGSGTTPTKYNIPLGGIKRYSAAEGRSYTMRGQIDFNKSIGRHLLVGILGSEVRENRSNTNSYTAYGYNELPMSSISVDFVTRFPTLPDDGARRIPGAPQFFKNVNRFVSPYTNISDRFMDRYGLSMSVRKDGANIFGASTNDKWSPLWSIGGSWDLYKESFFKLALFDYLKFRATYGTSGNVDLRRSPNPIAYIGSATYTSYPFYQISTLNDPLLKWEKVATTNFGLDFSLSKGRWSGRIDYYVKKGKDLYGQSEYDYTAWGLQGTVVKNVGAMRGKGFDIDLNSKNISGKINWDTRMILSLNRNKTTQYYNLQNSVTSFLSSGNTITPIVGKPLNALAAYKWMGLNESGEGQGLLDGQLSTNYTAIRNQADALPEGNESIVYFGSSKPQVFGNIINSLAWKSLIFSFNISYKGDYYVRRPVTSYFSLFANGKAYPDFDKRWQQSGDEKYTQVPGMKYPINSMSDAFYQYADINVYKGDHLRLEYVSLTWQGKYTVGNRAFNMSLSANVANLGVLWRANKIGIDPEFPYRLSPPKTFSIGLKIDY